The following coding sequences are from one Kallotenue papyrolyticum window:
- a CDS encoding MFS transporter, translating into MKASWRLARRRVLPSATRRNFRLGVLNGALFTLGESLVDTTAVLALLVRDLGGSQTLVGLLPSLKNGGFLLPQLLVAGRVDSLARKLPLYRRAALARAGAFAALTAVIFGATLLPPTLTLSLVCVVYAIYNLLGGSSSLAFQDVVAKAIPPQRRGSFFAYRQLWGGLLALVVAGPLVRLLLQADAPLGFPANYGLLSLLALICIALGLLAFSLIDEPPGRPAVRRRSTREILRGAPRLLRRDLDLRRFIVARMWGRVGAIAEPFYVVYAREALAIAPRYVGIYLAVRVLSAALSNLYWGRLADRRGARRLMVWTGAIAALAPLVALLLPLLFAPGSTLLAWSWTLVFLAIGLSVDGSATAGTTYLLEIAPEQERATYGGIANTALGLATFVPVLGGALLAATSNNYALLLLIGLIGSLLAWMATVRLREVREVREDMRLAAELWGRPSAARAGDEADA; encoded by the coding sequence ATGAAGGCTTCCTGGCGCCTGGCACGACGGCGCGTGCTGCCGTCGGCAACGCGACGCAATTTCCGTCTGGGTGTGCTCAACGGCGCGCTCTTCACGCTGGGCGAGTCATTGGTCGATACCACGGCCGTGCTGGCCCTGCTGGTGCGCGACCTGGGCGGCTCGCAAACGCTGGTCGGTCTGCTGCCGTCGTTGAAAAACGGCGGCTTTTTGCTGCCGCAACTGCTGGTTGCCGGGCGCGTCGATAGCCTGGCGCGCAAACTTCCGCTCTACCGGCGCGCAGCGCTGGCGCGCGCCGGCGCTTTTGCGGCGCTGACTGCGGTGATCTTCGGCGCGACGCTGCTGCCGCCCACGCTCACGCTGTCGCTGGTCTGCGTCGTGTATGCGATCTATAACCTGCTGGGTGGTTCCAGCAGTCTGGCGTTTCAGGACGTTGTTGCCAAGGCGATCCCGCCGCAGCGCCGCGGCAGTTTCTTTGCCTACCGCCAGCTCTGGGGTGGGCTGCTGGCATTGGTTGTGGCGGGGCCGCTGGTGCGCCTGCTGCTACAGGCCGATGCACCACTGGGCTTTCCGGCCAACTATGGCCTGTTGAGTCTGCTGGCGCTGATCTGCATTGCGCTGGGCCTGCTGGCCTTCAGCCTGATCGACGAGCCGCCTGGCCGGCCTGCGGTCCGCCGTCGCAGCACGCGCGAGATTCTGCGCGGCGCGCCGCGCCTGCTGCGCAGGGATCTGGATCTGCGCCGCTTCATTGTTGCGCGCATGTGGGGACGCGTCGGAGCGATCGCCGAGCCCTTCTACGTGGTCTATGCCCGTGAGGCGCTGGCGATCGCGCCGCGCTACGTCGGCATCTACCTGGCGGTGCGTGTGCTGTCGGCGGCGCTCTCCAACCTCTACTGGGGGCGCCTGGCCGATCGACGGGGTGCGCGTCGGCTGATGGTCTGGACCGGCGCGATCGCAGCGCTGGCGCCGCTGGTTGCGCTGCTGCTGCCGTTGCTGTTCGCGCCCGGCTCGACGCTGCTCGCCTGGAGTTGGACGCTGGTCTTCCTGGCAATTGGGCTGAGTGTGGACGGCAGCGCGACCGCGGGCACGACCTACCTGTTGGAGATCGCGCCCGAGCAGGAGCGTGCCACCTACGGCGGCATCGCCAACACGGCGCTGGGGCTGGCTACCTTTGTGCCGGTGCTGGGCGGCGCGCTGCTGGCGGCTACCAGCAACAACTACGCGCTGCTGCTGCTGATCGGGCTGATCGGTTCGCTGCTGGCCTGGAT